The following are encoded in a window of BD1-7 clade bacterium genomic DNA:
- a CDS encoding putative protein, whose product MSGVDGAAFNQEQFMSSNAQYKPVIVLGAGASGLMCAIEAGRRGRDVLVLNNANKPGKKILMSGGGRCNFTNLEVGPENYLSENPHFCRSALSQYTQWDFIGKVLEHSIAYEEREHGQLFCVNSAKDILNMLLDECASVGAEIRNKCDVQQVIPLDAAVKAHPDARYKLQTLQGDFYCHSLVIATGALSIPTMGATGFGYQLADSLGLPVIERRAGLVPFTFTGDLKSTCEHLSGIAIPATITCNGQQFTEALLFTHRGMSGPVVLQISNYWQLGDTISIDLLPSEDLQSQLAAFKQQHPKTLLRSLLTEYLPKRLVMALQARCWADYADTPMAEIPDRILHNVAEQIHRWVVKPSGTEGYRTAEVTLGGVSTQVLSSKTMECNQWPGLYFIGEVVDVTGHLGGYNFQWAWSSGFVAGKNV is encoded by the coding sequence ATGTCGGGTGTTGACGGTGCAGCCTTTAATCAAGAGCAATTTATGTCGTCAAATGCCCAATACAAACCTGTTATCGTTTTAGGTGCAGGCGCCTCCGGCCTTATGTGTGCGATTGAGGCCGGGCGGCGTGGGCGTGATGTGCTGGTGTTAAATAACGCGAACAAGCCAGGCAAAAAAATTCTGATGTCTGGTGGCGGCCGGTGTAATTTTACCAACCTCGAGGTTGGGCCCGAAAACTACCTATCAGAAAACCCACACTTCTGCCGTTCGGCACTCTCGCAATACACGCAGTGGGATTTTATTGGCAAAGTGCTAGAGCACAGCATTGCTTATGAAGAACGCGAACACGGGCAGTTGTTTTGTGTGAATTCCGCCAAAGATATTCTCAATATGCTGCTTGATGAATGCGCCAGTGTTGGAGCAGAGATTCGCAACAAATGTGATGTGCAGCAGGTTATCCCGCTAGATGCTGCTGTAAAGGCACACCCCGATGCACGCTACAAATTGCAAACACTGCAGGGCGATTTCTATTGCCATTCCTTGGTGATAGCGACCGGTGCGTTATCGATTCCGACCATGGGGGCGACCGGTTTTGGCTATCAGCTAGCAGACAGCCTCGGCTTGCCGGTTATCGAACGCCGTGCTGGTTTGGTGCCTTTTACCTTCACAGGCGATTTAAAGAGTACATGCGAGCATCTCTCCGGCATTGCCATTCCAGCCACGATTACATGCAACGGGCAGCAATTCACCGAAGCCTTGCTATTCACGCATCGCGGCATGAGTGGCCCAGTCGTGTTGCAGATCTCCAACTATTGGCAATTGGGTGACACCATCAGTATTGATCTACTGCCATCTGAAGATCTACAAAGCCAGCTTGCTGCCTTCAAACAACAACACCCGAAAACTCTATTGCGCTCTCTATTAACGGAATATCTGCCCAAGCGCCTAGTGATGGCATTGCAAGCACGTTGCTGGGCTGACTATGCCGACACGCCAATGGCCGAAATACCCGATCGCATACTTCACAACGTTGCTGAACAAATTCATCGCTGGGTGGTTAAACCCTCCGGTACAGAAGGTTACCGCACGGCAGAAGTCACCCTGGGCGGTGTTTCAACGCAAGTGCTCAGCTCCAAAACGATGGAATGCAATCAATGGCCGGGGCTTTACTTTATCGGTGAAGTTGTTGATGTAACCGGTCATTTAGGCGGCTATAACTTTCAATGGGCATGGTCGAGTGGGTTTGTTGCCGGCAAAAACGTCTAA